The following DNA comes from Brassica oleracea var. oleracea cultivar TO1000 chromosome C5, BOL, whole genome shotgun sequence.
TACAACCGATGATATCAATTATGAAAACAAACTTGGATAGACTCCAAGAACAAGAGTTTGTTGTCACAGTGGCTTGACAATTTGGTCTTCAAAACATCTAATTTATATATGGTCTAACCACTTCAAAGTCTTCTAACCAAATCAATATAAACTATAAAAAATGACGCATTATAATTATTTGTGATAGCAAAAAAAAACTAGGTATTATTTGGTTTGCCAAATACGTATTATTATATGAACCGAGCTAATCTATTTGTAGCCGACGAAATAAGCATGACCAATGAGATATATATTGGTCACTAATAAGTATGTCTATTTCGAAACGGATTTTTCGATCCAATACATAAGTCATAACTATCTCGAAAACTAAATTTTATTGGCTTTTGTATACTAGTTATTGGTGTATATATCTATATATTATATAAATAATACGTAATGTAATTATCTATGCTACATGCTAGATAGCCGATTAATTAAAGGAGCAATGTTCCCACGCTCAGTAAAAAAAATGTTCCCACGAGCTTTCAGTTTACCAGTATTTATGAGGTTTGTAAGAGAAAGCAAGGCATGTTGGTGGGGTTTTGTCACACTCCCAATATACATTTGAATTTCGAATTTAATATGGCTCTACTTTCCAAATATTCTTCCTCCTATGTATTTCCTATATTGTTAAGTTCCTACTGTATCATTTATTTATGAGTAAATTTTTTTTTTTGTCTAAACGTTATATTATGTTTTATTGTGTACATTACATATGGGAAAAAGCATATGCCTCATCTTCAAAAAAGCATGAAAGTGATCATAGCAGATCTGTTTTCATGTCTCTCGATTTATCTCTAAAAGATTTTTTTGGGTCAACCTTGATAATAATCTCAGAAGTTTCAACATGTGGTCTTTGTACTCCCGTTAAAACGGCCTACAATGGAAATGCAAATACTAATTAACGTAAATGCATACACATACTTTAATGTGAACCACAGTGAACCATGATGTGAAGTTGTGAACAATAACCAATTTTTTCTCAAAAAACAAAACCAAATTTATCGTAAACCATAACATCATCACCCCCCTTAGTAGGTTTTTCGGCTAAACGAAGCGGGCCTGATAAAACAAACGTAGACACCTGGCTAGACTATATTTTGAGCCTGTGCTTAGTTAATTTAAGGGAAATCGCATTTTAAACCCTGAAGGTGACACATTCTAGCAGTTTAAACACTCAACCTTTTTCACTAGCATTTTAATACTTCAAACTAGAAAAATTGTCGAAACAAACTCTGAAGTCGTATCTCCACGTTTTCCTCGTGACCTTATTTGACGGCACTGTTCAGGACGTTAAAACTTTTTAATAAGTCTTCTTCTTCCTTTCCAAATCGAATTGGGAATCTAGAGTTTCATAAATTTACGAAACCAGAAGAATTGAAAGACGATTCTCTGCCTCGATTCAGTCTCAACTCCAAAACAGTAAGGCGTTTCTGTAATCTTGTAAAATATCTAAATTCTAGAACTTTTGATTTCATAAATTCTTAAGATGGCTCAAAGTGTGTTTGTGAAGCTAATGTTAGCGGTGTTATATATCTTGTAGATGGCTCAAAGTTCAAGTTTCTCTACCATTGACAACAAAAAGGAAAAAGTTGTGGTTTGCAACTGTAACTTTGAAGCAAAGGTGCTTCAAGCTTGGACTGTTGACAACCCTGGAAGGAGGTTTTATACCTGCGAAGGGCGTAGAGTTTCTAATGGATACCAAACCTGCAACTTCTTTCGATGGTATGATGTTGAGAAGCCACACGGGTGGCAATATACTGCATTGTTGGGTGCTAGAAATGTTATGCGCCAACAGAGAGAAGAGATTAGTAACCTGCGAAACCAAGTAAGAGAACTTAGTCTTGAGAATGTAAGAATTGGCAGAGCAGTTAGGCTTGAGAATGAAAGCAGTGGCCAAACTCCACCGGATCAGACCTCAACTGTGAAGCATGTGAAACGCTTAGAGGAGAAATATTGGTTCTAAACGAGAGGAGCATGGTGTATCGTAATGTTCTTATCACGTTGGCAGTTGGATTTACTGTGGTTATTTGTGTGTTCATGGGTATCTTGAAGTGGTAGAAGACTATTGTTGTTATTGTTAAGACTGGTTAAGCTTCTTTCATGTTGTTAAGACTTTATGTAAGCTTCTTTCATGCTGCTAAGACAGTTTAGGTTAAGTATTTGATGTAGTTAAGACTTTTTCAGTTTATGTATTGTCTATGTAAGCTTCTTTCATGTTTTCTTATTAAGATTTAAGACTATTTAGCTTTGTCTCATGATCAAATACCCATATATGACACTCAAAATAATAGAAAAACAAAAGACAAAGTTCAAAGGTGCTGAAGAAACTCCAAATCAAGTTTTTAAACAACAAAAGACAAGCTCCATAACATTTTGAAGAAATAAAGACAAACTACATCAAGTCATTGAACCAACAAAAGCAAAACAAAGACATGAGATCACTCTTGTGGAGGCTGTGGATTAAGATAAGACCTATCATACACTCGATCTCCAAACACTTCAAAAGGAGGATTTGTGAATGGACTCCATAAAGTCCCAACACCATGAGGAATGTTGGCTGTCTTCCTTACCTTCAAAGGTCCTCGTGAAGGTTTCTTAGCATGAGGCTTGGGGTTAGAGGATCCAGTGGCTTCTACAGGTTGAGATGATGATCCAGTGGCGTGAACAGACTGAGATGATGATTCAGTGGCGTGAACAGGCTGAGAAGAAGACCCAGTATTTTGAGTTTTTCTTCTTCTTGTAGATGGAGGCTTAGGAGTGCCATGTGTAAAGAAATGTGTTAGATACAATTAAGAAAGAAACATTCTATAGTTATAATTCAAAAATTACCTCTTCTAGTTTTTTACGAGGTCGACCACGCTTATTTTTTGGTCCCTCATAAACCACAGTTTGGTTTTTGCATCCAGTTTTAATGTGTCCAGACTGATGACAACTGCTACATGTGGGTATGCGTCCATGTCTTGACGATTTTCCAGCAGTTTCAAGCGCTTCAAATGGCTCTTTCTTCCTCTCTCGTGTTCTTGGTATCCCTTTTGGTTTCCTTATCTCTGGTATCCCAATAGGTGGCTTGCCTATCATCTTCCACAAGTTTTTGCCATTGACAGGTTTGATGTTGTCGGAGTAAGTTCTTTTCATCACATGTGTGTAGTAATATTCTGCAGTATACTTCACAGGATCCTCCTGGTTGTCATCAAGCACACACACAACATGTTTACAAGGAATACCTATGAGATCCCATCGCCTGCAAGCACACTGGTGTGTAGCCAAGTCCACCCTGTAACCACAGTCGAACTCATTCACCTCGTACAAGCAGAAACCGCTGCGTATTGTTGAACAATGTTTTTTTTCACATCTCGCTTTCTCCAACAAAGCCATTGTAATAGGTGTTACAATGGTGTCCCACTTATCTGCCATAACGAACCGCCTTGATATCCTTTTCATTGCTTTTCTGCTTATGTCCTCCAACATGTTGATCACTGGTTTTGCCCTTGCCATCTTTATGGTTCTGTTGAAACTTTCTGATAAATTGTTGTGCACATCAGGACAATGAAACTCCACATTGAAGAATGCTCTACACCAGCGCTCTGGGTCTGTTTTGAGTAATTCATTGTGTGCCACGACATCGTAAGCCTCTACCAAACGCATCTTCTCTTTGTACTCTCCCTCGGTATAGCTGTATGCAACTCCCCAAAACAATGACTTAAACTCTGACCTTGAGAAACCAAGCTTCTTCCAATTAGCATAAATGTGCCTAGCACACATGCGATGTTCTGCCTCAGGAAGTTCTAACTCGATAGCGTGGACAAGTCCTTTTTGTTTATCCGAGATTACAGTAAGATCCTTCCCAAATTCCAAGCCGAGATCATGCTTCAGCTTTCTCACAAACCATCCCCAAGTATCTTTGTTTTCTCCTCTCACAACTGCCCAAGCAATAGGGTACATCCTGTTATCGGCATCTCTCCCAACTGCTGCAAGAAAATCTCCGTTGAAATCCCACTTCAAAAAGCATCAAGCAGTCCGCAATTCTTTAAAGCAAATGTAGAAGTAGTCAAACATCTGAACACCATTAACCTCTCTTGTGCATAAATCAGTGCTTATACCCTGGTTTGATCTACGCAACTCTTCTTCATAATCCCATAGCTTCCCAAACTGTGTTGTTTGAGCTTCAAGAATTGTCCCCAATGCAATGTGTCTTCCTCTGTAGCACTTAGATATAGGTACAACAATGTCATATCTTACCTTTATTGTATCTTTGATCGCTGAAGCTTGTAGATTGACATTTCTGCGTAATTCTTCTCTAAAAAGGCCAGCAATCACAACTTGCTTCAACATTGAGATCCTGCTTGATTTACCATGGTTGTGCTTCATGTGACACACTTTCACCATCCACTTGTTAATCGGTTTCTCCACTGAACAATAAACTCGGAAAAGACATTTCGCTTTGCAACAAATCACACCAATCCTGAATGACTCCGACCTTGCCATCTTCACATCATATTGAGTATTCATAGAATACTTCAAGATCTGGTCTTTAAACTCTAACCCACTGTTAAACTTTTGAAATAACCAAATGTAAGGTGGTTTTTCATAGTCACCATGGTATTTATCACTCCCATTGACCTTCCCTTTTCCTTTACGCTCTCGATTCCATTCTTCCCATTCATCTTCTGACTCTACTGGTGTGTCTTGATATTCAACATCTACTGGCGCCCTCTCATCTTCACTGTCATCGTCTTTGTCTTCTTCCTCTATACCATTTCCATATGCTTCTTTATCTGGTACAGCTTTTTCTCCTTTCTCAAAGACAGACTGAAACCTTACATCACTAGTACCATCTGTTACATCAGCGACAACTTCATCACCACCATCTTCATTGTCTTCCTTTTCAGCCGGATTCACAGTCGGGTTATCTTCCTTTTCAGCCGGATTCTCATCTTCTGATCCTTCTGGCTCATCATCTTCTTTAGGTCTATCGACCTCATCATTCTCACTGTATTCTTCGTCTTCAATGTGTTCTCTATCTGGAAGCTGAATCACAC
Coding sequences within:
- the LOC106344316 gene encoding uncharacterized protein LOC106344316, with the protein product MAQSSSFSTIDNKKEKVVVCNCNFEAKVLQAWTVDNPGRRFYTCEGRRVSNGYQTCNFFRWYDVEKPHGWQYTALLGARNVMRQQREEISNLRNQVRELSLENVRIGRAVRLENESSGQTPPDQTSTVKHVKRLEEKYWF
- the LOC106344317 gene encoding uncharacterized protein LOC106344317 translates to MAESQEIELKIHFGGSMKKIGKEDYEYLGELGSKNVEWKIDEIVWDRFVNFCKEKALIRAPVGLIWFKSEKEEMKQLQYVYDRYDEEMLMLRSVSKLGIDVVEVFVEHECSEHIPGVIQLPDREHIEDEEYSENDEVDRPKEDDEPEGSEDENPAEKEDNPTVNPAEKEDNEDGGDEVVADVTDGTSDVRFQSVFEKGEKAVPDKEAYGNGIEEEDKDDDSEDERAPVDVEYQDTPVESEDEWEEWNRERKGKGKVNGSDKYHGDYEKPPYIWLFQKFNSGLEFKDQILKYSMNTQYDVKMARSESFRIGVICCKAKCLFRVYCSVEKPINKWMVKVCHMKHNHGKSSRISMLKQVVIAGLFREELRRNVNLQASAIKDTIKVRYDIVVPISKCYRGRHIALGTILEAQTTQFGKLWDYEEELRRSNQGISTDLCTREWDFNGDFLAAVGRDADNRMYPIAWAVVRGENKDTWGWFVRKLKHDLGLEFGKDLTVISDKQKGLVHAIELELPEAEHRMCARHIYANWKKLGFSRSEFKSLFWGVAYSYTEGEYKEKMRLVEAYDVVAHNELLKTDPERWCRAFFNVEFHCPDVHNNLSESFNRTIKMARAKPVINMLEDISRKAMKRISRRFVMADKWDTIVTPITMALLEKARCEKKHCSTIRSGFCLYEVNEFDCGYRVDLATHQCACRRWDLIGIPCKHVVCVLDDNQEDPVKYTAEYYYTHVMKRTYSDNIKPVNGKNLWKMIGKPPIGIPEIRKPKGIPRTRERKKEPFEALETAGKSSRHGRIPTCSSCHQSGHIKTGCKNQTVVYEGPKNKRGRPRKKLEEPPSTRRRKTQNTGSSSQPVHATESSSQSVHATGSSSQPVEATGSSNPKPHAKKPSRGPLKVRKTANIPHGVGTLWSPFTNPPFEVFGDRVYDRSYLNPQPPQE